The window TCTCGTACCGCCCCGGATCAGCAGGCGCCACGCCCTGCGGGTCCTGGTGGCCGTACTCGCCCTGCTCGGCGTCCTGACCTGGTGGCTGAATCCCTTCGGGAAGCCGGAGCCGCAGGGCGACCTGACTTTCAGCACCGGCGCGCGGACCGGGGTCTACCACCGGTACGGGCAGCTGCTGGAGCAGGCGCTCGGGCAGGACATGCCCGAGGTGAACGTACGGCTGGAGCCCAGCGAGGGTTCGCTGGAGAACCTGAAGCGGGTGGCCTCCGGCGAGGCGGACTTCACCGTGGCGACGGCCGACGCGGTCGCCAAGTACCAGCTCGACGGCAAGCACCGCGCGGACCAGCTGCGCGGGGTCGCACGGCTCTACGACGACTACGTGCAGCTGGTGGTGCCGGCCGGGTCCCCGGTGCAGTCGGCGCGGGACCTGCGGGGCAAGCGGGTCGCGATAGGCCAGCCGGGCTCCGGGGTGCGGCTCATCGCGGAGCGGCTGCTCATGGCGGCCGGGCTGGACCCGGTGCTGGACGTGACCCCGGTGTCCATCGGCATCGACACCATGCCGGCCGAGCTGGAGGCCGGCCGGATCGACGCGTTCTTCTGGTCCGGTGGCCTGCCGACGAACGCGGTGCGCGAGCTGTCGGAGCGGTTCGAGATCCGGCTCGTGCAGCTCGGCGACCTGGTGGAGCCGTTGCAGGGGAGCGGGAGCCCGGCGCGCTTCTACCGGACCGCGGTGATGCCGCAGGACGCGTACAGGATGGCGCGCAACACCGGCTCGGTGGCGACCCTGGCCGTGCCGAACCTGCTGGTGACGCGGGCGGACGCGGACCCCGAGCTCACGGAGCAGCTGACGCGGACGGTGATCCTCAGCCGCGACCGCGTCGGGCGCGCGGTGCACGCGGCGCAGCTGGTGGACCTGCGGACGGCGATCTACACCGCTCCGCTGGACCTGCACGAGGGCGCGGCCCGGTACTACCGGTCGGTCAAGCCCTGACGTTCACGAGGAACGAGCCCTGACGTTCACGAGGAGGACGAGGGCGACGGCAGCAGCATCGTCGCCGCGGCGGCCGCGCCGATCAGGCCCGCGTGGGTGCCCAGGGTCGCCGGTACCACCTGGAGCTCCTGCACGAAGGAGAGCGTGGCGTAGGCCGCGAGGTGGCTGCGGATCGGAGTGAAGAGGGTGTCGCCGGCGGCGGCGACCCCGCCTCCGATGACGGCGATGTCCGTTTCGACGAGGGTCGCGGTCGCCGCGATGGCGGCGGCCAGGGCGCGCCCCGCGCGGTCGAAGGCGGCCAAGGCGATCGGGTCGCCGGCCTCGGCGGCCGCGGCCACGCCCGCCGCCGTGGCGTCGCCCGCGCTGCCCGGGCGGTCCGCCGGGGTCCAGCCCTGGGCCCGGGCCCAGTGGGCGATCGCCGTGCCGGAGGCGATCGACTCGACGCAGCCGCGGCCGCCGCAGACGCACGGTTCGCCGTCGAAGGCCACGCTGATGTGACCGATGTGTCCGGCGTTGCCGGTGGGGCCGGGGTGGAGCTGGTTGTTCAGGATCAGGCCGCCGCCGACGCCGGTGGAGACCACCATGCACAGCGCGTTCGCGTGGCCCCGGGCCGCGCCCAGCCAGTGCTCGGCGGCGGTCATCGCCACGCCGTCACCGGCCAGTACGGTCGGCAGGTCGGCCCCGCGCTCCGCGAGCTCCGCCGAGATCCGCTCCTGGACCGGGAAATCCCGCCACGCCCCGATGTTGACCGGGCTGACCGTGCCCCGGGAGGCGTCCACCGGACCTGCGCTGCCGATCCCGCAGCGGACCGCCGAGGCCCACAGCGGGGACTCCGACAGGTCGGCGACGACCGCGGCGACCGCGGCCATGACACCGTCGGCGTCCGCTCCGCGCGGGGTCGCGCGGCGGGTCGTGGCCGCCATCGTGCCGTCGGGGTGCACCAGCGCACCGGCGATCTTCGTGCCGCCGATGTCGATCGCCACCGTCAGGCCGGCGGCCTGGGCGGAGGCCCGCGGTGCGGGGAACGGGGCGGTGGGAGTGATCACGGTGGCGGCTCCAGGAAGGGTTCAGGATTCAGTATGCGCCGGGGGCGGCGCCGTGCTCTCGCGAGGCTCCAGTCGCGGCTGCTCGCTGATCCGGATCCCGGGCGGGCTGCCCGCGAGGACGGCGAGGAGTTCCTCGGCGGCGAGCCGGCCGAAGCTGGCGGTGTCGCGCACGAGGGCGGTGAGCCGGGGGTGGGTGACCCGGCAGAGCGCGGAGTCGTCCCAGGCCACGATCGACAGCCGGCCCGGCACGGGGATGCCCAGCTCGGCGGCGACCGCGCTCCCCGCGACGGCCATCACGTCGTTGTCGTAGACGAGCGCGGTCGGCGGCCGC of the Streptomyces sp. NBC_01294 genome contains:
- a CDS encoding TAXI family TRAP transporter solute-binding subunit, which gives rise to MPLVPPRISRRHALRVLVAVLALLGVLTWWLNPFGKPEPQGDLTFSTGARTGVYHRYGQLLEQALGQDMPEVNVRLEPSEGSLENLKRVASGEADFTVATADAVAKYQLDGKHRADQLRGVARLYDDYVQLVVPAGSPVQSARDLRGKRVAIGQPGSGVRLIAERLLMAAGLDPVLDVTPVSIGIDTMPAELEAGRIDAFFWSGGLPTNAVRELSERFEIRLVQLGDLVEPLQGSGSPARFYRTAVMPQDAYRMARNTGSVATLAVPNLLVTRADADPELTEQLTRTVILSRDRVGRAVHAAQLVDLRTAIYTAPLDLHEGAARYYRSVKP
- a CDS encoding ROK family protein — encoded protein: MITPTAPFPAPRASAQAAGLTVAIDIGGTKIAGALVHPDGTMAATTRRATPRGADADGVMAAVAAVVADLSESPLWASAVRCGIGSAGPVDASRGTVSPVNIGAWRDFPVQERISAELAERGADLPTVLAGDGVAMTAAEHWLGAARGHANALCMVVSTGVGGGLILNNQLHPGPTGNAGHIGHISVAFDGEPCVCGGRGCVESIASGTAIAHWARAQGWTPADRPGSAGDATAAGVAAAAEAGDPIALAAFDRAGRALAAAIAATATLVETDIAVIGGGVAAAGDTLFTPIRSHLAAYATLSFVQELQVVPATLGTHAGLIGAAAAATMLLPSPSSSS